From the genome of Deinococcus sp. JMULE3, one region includes:
- a CDS encoding 3-oxoacid CoA-transferase — protein MTATAAPGGLKHVPVITAAEAAALVKSGQTMLVGGFGMTGNPVHLVHALAETDVRDLTYVANNVGEAGLSGGRLLRGGQLRKAIGSFFTSNREAVAAAQEGRLEVQLIPQGSLAEALRAGGAGIGGFYTPTAAGTVIAGDADVRVLNGREMVFVPALRGDVAFVRAWRADEAGNLQYRLTEQNFNRAMATAADLVVAEVEEIVPVGTIPPEQVHTPGLYVDYLVQATLTADALGSSADVKGSSKKVDEARLHMARRALAELRRGDVVNLGIGIPTLVADLITPEHGVNLHTENGMLGVGPAPEQGGALDYPVNAGKIPVTALPGASYFDSADSFGMIRGGHVDVAVMGGLQVDAHANLANWAVPGKPLLGVGGAMDLASGARRLIILMTHTDPDGTPKVVPECTLPLTSRGAVSMIITDKAVFEFRDGTLTLTELMPGATLDEVRAGTGAPFVEAL, from the coding sequence ATGACGGCCACCGCAGCCCCTGGCGGCCTGAAACACGTCCCGGTCATCACCGCCGCCGAGGCCGCCGCGCTCGTGAAATCCGGGCAGACGATGCTAGTGGGTGGCTTCGGCATGACCGGCAACCCGGTGCACCTCGTGCACGCGCTGGCCGAGACGGACGTGCGCGACCTGACGTACGTGGCGAACAACGTCGGCGAGGCGGGCCTGAGTGGCGGGCGCCTGCTGCGGGGCGGGCAGCTGCGGAAGGCCATCGGGTCGTTCTTCACCAGCAACCGCGAGGCGGTGGCCGCCGCGCAGGAGGGTCGCCTGGAGGTGCAGCTCATCCCGCAGGGCAGTCTGGCCGAGGCCCTGCGGGCGGGCGGGGCAGGCATCGGCGGCTTCTACACGCCCACGGCTGCCGGGACCGTCATCGCCGGGGACGCGGACGTACGTGTCCTGAACGGCCGGGAGATGGTCTTCGTGCCCGCCCTGCGCGGCGACGTGGCCTTCGTGCGCGCGTGGCGGGCGGACGAGGCCGGGAACCTCCAGTACCGCCTGACCGAGCAGAATTTCAACCGCGCCATGGCGACCGCCGCCGACCTCGTCGTGGCGGAGGTCGAGGAGATCGTCCCCGTGGGCACTATCCCCCCGGAGCAGGTGCACACGCCGGGCCTGTACGTGGATTACCTCGTGCAGGCCACCCTGACGGCCGATGCGCTGGGCAGCAGCGCCGACGTGAAGGGCAGCAGCAAGAAGGTGGACGAGGCGCGGCTGCACATGGCCCGCCGCGCGCTGGCGGAATTGCGGCGCGGGGACGTGGTGAACCTCGGTATCGGGATTCCCACGCTGGTCGCGGACCTGATCACGCCCGAGCACGGCGTGAACCTGCACACCGAGAACGGCATGCTGGGCGTCGGCCCCGCCCCCGAGCAGGGCGGCGCGCTGGACTACCCCGTGAACGCCGGAAAGATCCCGGTCACGGCGCTGCCCGGCGCGAGCTACTTCGACTCCGCCGACAGTTTCGGCATGATCCGCGGCGGGCACGTGGACGTGGCCGTCATGGGTGGGTTGCAGGTGGACGCGCACGCGAACCTCGCGAACTGGGCGGTGCCCGGCAAGCCGCTGCTGGGCGTGGGCGGCGCGATGGACCTCGCCAGCGGCGCCCGGCGCCTGATCATCCTGATGACCCACACCGACCCGGACGGCACGCCGAAAGTGGTCCCCGAGTGCACGCTGCCGCTCACGTCGCGCGGCGCGGTGAGCATGATCATCACCGACAAGGCCGTGTTCGAGTTCCGGGACGGGACCTTGACCCTGACCGAACTGATGCCCGGCGCCACCCTGGACGAGGTGCGCGCGGGCACCGGCGCTCCCTTCGTCGAGGCGCTGTAA
- the ppsA gene encoding phosphoenolpyruvate synthase — protein sequence MDMIRVLGTLRMTDVELVGGKNASLGELIQGLAGAGVRVPGGFATTADAFRLFLQENGIEESINARLRALDVNDVVALAQAGREIRAQVEAATLPAALEGAIRDAYAAMTAESGGTEPDVAVRSSATAEDLPEASFAGQQETFLNVRGIDDVLRHVRLVFASLYNDRAISYRVHHGFAHSDVALSAGVQRMVRSDLGASGVAFTLDTESGYRDAVLVTSSYGLGEMVVQGAVNPDEFFVYKPALNAGRRAILRRTLGSKQKRMEYAPQGGVQTVDVPQDQQRAFSLSDEDLTELARQCVTIENHYGRPMDIEWGKDGRDGLIYILQARPETVQSRTGKTLERFELTGKGNVLVEGRAVGNRIGAGVVRVVRDVSQMDSVQDGDVLVADMTDPDWEPVMKRASAIVTNRGGRTCHAAIIARELGIPAVVGSGNATRELQSGQEVTVSCAEGDTGFVYEGRLAYRVNRVELGNMPEVGMKIMMNVASPDRAFSFAALPNEGVGLARVEFICSNVIGIHPRALLDYPNVPDDVRAQIDEKTAGYASPRDFFREKLAEGVSSIAAAFAPKPVIVRLSDFKSNEYAHLIGGPAYEPTEENPMIGFRGASRYRSRDFAAAFALECEAIKSVRDDMGLTNVQVMIPFVRTVGEAAQIIEILAKNGLRRGDGAVNGDGGLKIIMMCEIPSNAILADQFLEHFDGFSIGSNDLTQLTLALDRDSGLVADLFDEQNEAVLALMSQAIQAAKRAGKYVGICGQGPSDHPALAQWLMEQGIDSVSLNPDSVLGTWLHLAGETVPA from the coding sequence ATGGATATGATTCGCGTGCTGGGTACACTAAGGATGACCGACGTGGAGCTCGTCGGCGGGAAGAACGCGTCGCTGGGTGAACTCATCCAGGGACTGGCTGGGGCCGGTGTGCGGGTCCCCGGGGGGTTTGCCACGACCGCCGACGCGTTCCGGCTGTTCCTGCAGGAGAACGGCATCGAGGAGAGCATCAATGCCCGCCTGCGGGCGCTGGACGTGAACGACGTGGTGGCGCTGGCGCAGGCGGGCCGGGAGATTCGCGCGCAGGTCGAGGCCGCCACCCTCCCCGCCGCGCTGGAAGGGGCGATCCGCGACGCGTACGCCGCGATGACCGCCGAGTCCGGTGGCACCGAACCGGACGTCGCGGTGCGGTCCAGCGCCACGGCCGAGGATCTGCCGGAGGCGAGTTTCGCCGGGCAGCAGGAGACGTTCCTCAACGTGCGCGGGATCGACGACGTGCTGCGGCACGTGCGGCTGGTGTTCGCCAGCCTGTACAACGACCGCGCCATCAGTTACCGCGTGCATCACGGCTTCGCGCACAGCGACGTGGCCCTGTCGGCGGGTGTGCAGCGCATGGTCCGCAGTGACCTGGGCGCGTCGGGCGTGGCGTTCACGCTGGACACCGAGAGCGGCTACCGCGACGCGGTCCTCGTGACCAGTTCGTACGGGCTGGGCGAGATGGTCGTGCAGGGCGCCGTGAACCCCGACGAGTTCTTCGTGTACAAACCCGCCCTGAACGCCGGGCGCAGGGCGATCCTGCGCCGCACGCTGGGCAGCAAGCAGAAGCGGATGGAGTACGCCCCGCAGGGCGGCGTGCAGACCGTGGACGTCCCGCAGGATCAGCAGCGGGCGTTCAGCCTGTCCGACGAGGACCTGACCGAACTGGCGCGGCAGTGCGTGACCATCGAGAACCACTACGGCCGCCCCATGGACATCGAGTGGGGCAAGGACGGCCGTGACGGCCTGATCTACATCCTGCAGGCGCGCCCGGAAACCGTGCAGAGCCGCACCGGGAAGACCCTGGAACGCTTCGAACTGACCGGGAAGGGAAACGTGCTCGTCGAGGGCCGCGCGGTCGGGAACCGCATCGGGGCAGGCGTCGTGCGCGTCGTGCGGGACGTCTCGCAGATGGACAGCGTGCAGGACGGCGACGTGCTCGTCGCGGACATGACCGACCCGGACTGGGAACCCGTCATGAAACGCGCCTCGGCGATCGTCACGAACCGCGGCGGGCGCACCTGCCACGCGGCGATCATCGCCCGCGAACTCGGCATTCCCGCCGTGGTCGGCAGCGGGAACGCCACCCGGGAACTGCAGAGCGGGCAGGAGGTCACGGTGTCCTGCGCCGAGGGCGACACCGGCTTCGTGTACGAGGGCCGCCTCGCGTACCGCGTGAACCGCGTCGAGCTGGGCAACATGCCCGAGGTCGGCATGAAGATCATGATGAACGTCGCCTCGCCCGACCGCGCGTTCTCCTTCGCCGCGCTGCCGAACGAGGGCGTCGGGCTGGCCCGCGTGGAGTTCATCTGCTCGAACGTGATCGGCATCCACCCCCGCGCGCTGCTGGACTACCCGAACGTCCCCGATGACGTGCGGGCGCAGATCGACGAGAAAACGGCCGGGTACGCCAGCCCCCGTGACTTCTTCCGCGAGAAACTCGCCGAGGGCGTCTCCAGCATCGCCGCCGCGTTCGCGCCGAAACCCGTCATCGTCCGCCTGAGCGACTTCAAGAGCAACGAGTACGCCCACCTCATCGGCGGCCCGGCCTACGAACCCACCGAGGAAAACCCCATGATCGGCTTCCGGGGCGCGAGCCGCTACCGCTCCCGCGACTTCGCCGCCGCGTTCGCCCTGGAATGCGAGGCGATCAAGTCCGTGCGGGACGACATGGGCCTCACGAACGTGCAGGTCATGATCCCCTTCGTCCGCACCGTCGGCGAGGCCGCGCAGATCATCGAGATCCTCGCCAAGAACGGCCTCAGGCGCGGCGACGGTGCTGTTAATGGAGATGGGGGCCTGAAGATCATCATGATGTGCGAGATCCCCAGCAACGCCATCCTCGCCGACCAGTTCCTCGAACACTTCGACGGCTTCAGCATCGGCAGCAACGACCTCACCCAGCTGACCCTGGCACTGGACCGCGACAGCGGCCTCGTCGCCGACCTGTTCGACGAGCAG
- a CDS encoding pyruvate, water dikinase regulatory protein encodes MPQPRTVLIVSDHTGLTAENMARALLAHFPDQPLRYLRRPFTADTHAAQAVCREVTALHDRGEAPIIFTTVTHPDVLRELQTAPAEVFDLLGPGLSTLETQFGMPAVRQIGRHHDMHDSEAYLSRMDALDFALATDDGIGDKQYGLSDVILVGVSRAGKTPTSLFLALQHGIRASNYPLAEDDFDRTGLPIPLEPHRHKLHALTIDPRRLHAIRTQRKPGSRYASLEQCEHEVRRAERLFHRAAIPVRDTTSASVEEIAAAILNTLRATQ; translated from the coding sequence ATGCCCCAACCCCGCACCGTCCTGATCGTCAGCGACCACACCGGCCTCACCGCCGAGAACATGGCCCGCGCCCTTCTCGCCCACTTCCCCGATCAACCCCTGCGCTACCTGCGCCGCCCCTTCACCGCCGACACCCACGCCGCGCAGGCCGTCTGCCGCGAAGTCACCGCCCTCCACGACCGCGGCGAGGCGCCCATCATCTTCACCACCGTCACCCACCCCGACGTCCTGCGCGAACTCCAGACCGCCCCCGCCGAAGTCTTCGACCTCCTCGGCCCCGGCCTGAGCACCTTAGAGACCCAGTTCGGCATGCCCGCCGTCCGCCAGATCGGCCGCCACCACGACATGCACGACAGCGAAGCGTACCTGTCCCGCATGGACGCCCTCGACTTCGCCCTCGCCACCGACGACGGCATCGGCGACAAGCAGTACGGCCTCAGCGACGTCATCCTCGTCGGCGTCTCCCGCGCCGGCAAGACCCCCACCAGCCTCTTCCTCGCCCTCCAGCACGGCATCCGCGCCAGCAACTACCCCCTCGCCGAAGACGACTTCGACCGCACCGGCCTCCCCATCCCCCTCGAACCCCACCGACACAAACTCCACGCCCTCACCATCGACCCCCGCCGACTGCACGCCATCCGCACCCAGCGCAAACCCGGCAGCCGCTACGCCAGCCTCGAACAGTGCGAACACGAAGTCCGCCGCGCCGAACGCCTCTTCCATCGCGCCGCCATCCCCGTCCGCGACACCACCAGCGCCAGCGTCGAGGAGATCGCCGCCGCCATCCTCAACACCCTCCGCGCCACCCAGTAA
- the pgi gene encoding glucose-6-phosphate isomerase, whose product MTITQTAAWSALLDHHRALQGTHLRDLFAQDPARGERLTAEGAGLYLDYSKNRVTDETLTLLLNLARETGVTAKRDAMFAGEKINVTEGRAVLHTALRAPAGATVMVDGHNVVPDVHEVLGRMAAFADQVRAGTWLGYTGKPLKNIVNIGIGGSDLGPVMAYEALKHYAQRDLTLRFVSNVDGTDLTEKTRDLDPAETLVIVSSKTFTTQETMANAHSARAWLLAALGDESAVARHFVAVSTNADAVQNFGIDTANMFGFWDWVGGRYSMDSAIGLSLMLAISPDGFHELLAGFHAMDEHFRTAPLEQNLPVLLGMLGIWYNNFFDAQSHAVLPYDQYLAYFPAYLQQLDMESNGKHITLDGQTTDYQTGPVIWGQPGTNGQHAFYQLIHQGTKLIPCDFIGFCQTLNPLPLKGGAPHHDLLMANVFAQTEALAFGKTLDQVLQEGVPADLAPHRVFDGNRPTNTILADRLTPHTLGALIALYEHKVFVQGAVWNINSFDQWGVELGKVLAGKIVPELHAQTEPELHHDSSTNALIRRYRTHR is encoded by the coding sequence ATGACCATCACGCAAACGGCCGCCTGGAGCGCCCTGCTCGACCACCACCGCGCCCTGCAGGGCACCCACCTGCGGGACCTGTTCGCGCAGGACCCCGCGCGCGGCGAACGCCTGACCGCCGAGGGCGCGGGCCTGTACCTCGACTACAGCAAGAACCGCGTGACCGACGAGACCCTGACCCTGCTGCTGAACCTCGCACGGGAGACCGGCGTGACCGCCAAGCGCGACGCGATGTTCGCGGGCGAGAAGATCAACGTCACCGAGGGTCGCGCCGTGCTGCACACCGCGCTGCGCGCCCCGGCAGGCGCGACCGTCATGGTGGACGGCCACAACGTCGTCCCCGACGTGCACGAGGTGCTGGGCCGCATGGCCGCCTTCGCGGATCAGGTGCGCGCCGGAACGTGGCTGGGCTACACCGGCAAGCCGCTGAAGAACATCGTGAACATCGGCATCGGCGGCAGCGACCTGGGCCCCGTCATGGCCTACGAGGCGCTGAAACACTACGCGCAGCGGGATCTGACACTGCGCTTCGTGTCCAACGTGGACGGCACCGACCTGACCGAGAAGACCCGCGACCTCGACCCGGCCGAAACGCTCGTGATCGTGAGTTCCAAGACCTTCACCACGCAGGAGACCATGGCGAACGCCCACAGCGCCCGCGCGTGGCTCCTCGCGGCGCTGGGCGACGAGTCGGCCGTCGCGCGGCACTTCGTGGCCGTCTCAACCAACGCCGACGCCGTCCAGAACTTCGGGATCGACACCGCGAACATGTTCGGCTTCTGGGACTGGGTGGGCGGCCGCTACTCCATGGACAGCGCCATCGGCCTGAGCCTGATGCTCGCCATCAGCCCGGACGGGTTCCACGAACTGCTCGCCGGGTTCCACGCCATGGACGAACACTTCCGCACCGCCCCGCTCGAGCAGAACCTGCCCGTCCTGCTGGGAATGCTGGGCATCTGGTACAACAACTTCTTCGACGCGCAGAGTCACGCCGTGCTGCCGTACGACCAGTACCTCGCGTACTTCCCCGCGTACCTGCAGCAGCTCGACATGGAGAGCAACGGGAAGCACATCACCCTGGACGGCCAGACCACCGACTACCAGACCGGACCGGTCATCTGGGGTCAGCCCGGCACGAACGGCCAGCACGCCTTCTACCAGCTGATCCACCAGGGCACCAAACTGATCCCCTGCGACTTCATCGGCTTCTGCCAGACCCTCAACCCCCTCCCCCTGAAAGGCGGCGCGCCCCACCACGACCTCCTCATGGCGAACGTATTCGCGCAGACCGAAGCCCTCGCCTTCGGCAAGACCCTGGACCAGGTCCTCCAGGAGGGCGTCCCCGCGGACCTCGCCCCGCACCGCGTGTTCGACGGGAACCGCCCCACCAACACCATCCTCGCCGACCGCCTCACCCCCCACACCCTCGGCGCGCTGATCGCGCTGTACGAACACAAGGTCTTCGTGCAGGGCGCCGTGTGGAACATCAACTCCTTCGACCAGTGGGGCGTGGAACTCGGCAAGGTCCTCGCCGGGAAGATCGTGCCCGAACTGCACGCCCAGACCGAGCCGGAACTGCACCACGACAGCAGCACCAACGCCCTGATCCGCCGCTACCGCACCCACCGCTGA
- a CDS encoding acetyl-CoA C-acyltransferase, whose product MSQLPTVSSLQDRDVVIVAAVRTPIGAIRGALSTVRPDDLAAHAIREAVARSGVPADQIEEVILGCANQAGEDNRNVARMAALLAGLPDSVAGLTVNRLCASGLSAINTAARAIRNGDGDVYVAGGVESMTRAPLVMPKGAQAFANGNVTAYDTTLGWRFPNPAMEALFPLEAMGETAENIAQRSREGTYAGGEITREDQDAFALNSQRKTMDALNAGRFKDEIVPVQVKGRKGVTVFDTDEHPRVTRTEGGFTLATDEATLAGLKPAFRKGGSVTAGNASGLNDGAAALVLMSAAKARELGVTPLARWVGAAAAGVEARVMGLGPIPATRKLLSRTGLSVQDLDLIELNEAFAAQALACIRELELPQERVNVNGGAIALGHPLGMSGARLIVALTHELARREGRYGLATLCVGVGQGEAAIIERVEA is encoded by the coding sequence GTGTCCCAGCTTCCTACTGTCAGTTCTCTGCAAGACCGTGACGTGGTGATCGTCGCGGCCGTCCGCACGCCCATCGGCGCGATCCGTGGCGCGCTATCCACCGTCCGCCCGGATGATCTGGCCGCGCACGCCATCCGCGAGGCGGTCGCCCGCAGTGGTGTCCCCGCCGATCAGATCGAGGAGGTGATCCTCGGCTGCGCGAACCAGGCGGGCGAGGACAACCGCAACGTGGCCCGCATGGCCGCCCTGCTCGCGGGCCTGCCGGACAGTGTGGCGGGCCTGACCGTGAACCGCCTGTGCGCCAGTGGCCTGTCGGCCATCAACACGGCGGCCCGCGCGATCCGCAACGGCGATGGGGACGTGTACGTGGCGGGTGGCGTGGAGAGCATGACCCGCGCGCCCCTCGTGATGCCCAAGGGCGCGCAGGCCTTCGCGAACGGCAACGTCACCGCGTATGACACGACGCTCGGCTGGCGCTTCCCGAACCCCGCCATGGAGGCCCTGTTCCCGCTGGAGGCGATGGGGGAGACCGCCGAGAACATCGCGCAGCGCAGCCGCGAGGGCACGTATGCCGGTGGTGAGATCACCCGCGAGGACCAGGACGCCTTCGCACTGAACAGTCAGCGCAAGACGATGGACGCCCTGAACGCCGGACGCTTCAAAGACGAGATCGTGCCGGTGCAGGTCAAGGGCCGCAAGGGCGTCACCGTGTTCGACACCGACGAGCACCCCCGCGTGACCCGCACCGAGGGGGGCTTCACCCTCGCCACCGACGAGGCGACCCTGGCGGGCCTGAAACCCGCCTTCCGCAAGGGCGGCAGCGTGACCGCCGGGAACGCCAGTGGCCTGAACGACGGCGCCGCCGCGCTGGTCCTGATGAGCGCCGCGAAGGCCCGCGAACTGGGCGTCACGCCACTGGCCCGCTGGGTGGGCGCGGCAGCGGCCGGCGTGGAGGCCCGCGTGATGGGCCTCGGTCCCATTCCCGCCACCCGAAAGCTGCTCTCCCGCACCGGCCTGAGCGTGCAGGACCTCGACCTGATCGAACTGAACGAGGCCTTCGCCGCGCAGGCCCTGGCCTGCATCCGCGAACTGGAGCTGCCCCAGGAGCGCGTGAACGTGAACGGCGGCGCCATCGCCCTGGGCCACCCGCTGGGCATGAGCGGCGCGCGCCTGATCGTGGCGCTGACGCACGAACTGGCCCGCCGCGAGGGCCGCTACGGGCTGGCGACGCTGTGCGTGGGTGTCGGGCAGGGCGAGGCCGCGATCATCGAGCGGGTGGAGGCATGA